From a region of the Paenibacillus sp. R14(2021) genome:
- the ltrA gene encoding group II intron reverse transcriptase/maturase, whose product MNAEGLTTPKENVQQLQEKLGHAAKENKKRRFHALYDKVYRRDILWEAWRRVRANKGAAGVDEQTLADIERQGEFQFIEECHGLLKEGDYHPSPVRRKYIPKKDGKQRPLGIPTIRDRVMQMATKLVIEPIFEADFQECSFGFRPKRGAKQALERIRKACNRKGNWVVDVDIQGYFDNINQEKLMKLIAMRISDRRILKLVRKWLVAGVMEEGSVRRSDLGTPQGGVISPLLANIYLNYFDLLWERHGKQCGELTRYADDFVVVCKTRKDAMRAYELIQRIMERLELTLHPTKTRIVGLWTGEEGFDFLGMHHRRTKAETSKARVYYSTQQWLTSKAEARIREVVKERLAPPSMRKYAFQEHVAWLNPKIQGWRNYYNTFYGKRILAKLDWYILQRFTRWYAKKRQRARWIGSYSEVKYLAKLHGLKKLL is encoded by the coding sequence GTGAATGCCGAAGGGCTAACAACACCAAAAGAAAACGTTCAACAACTCCAAGAGAAGCTAGGTCATGCGGCCAAGGAAAACAAGAAACGAAGATTCCATGCTTTGTATGACAAGGTCTATAGAAGGGATATTCTGTGGGAAGCATGGAGGCGAGTGCGCGCGAACAAAGGTGCAGCGGGTGTGGATGAACAAACCCTTGCGGACATTGAGAGGCAAGGTGAATTTCAGTTCATAGAAGAGTGCCACGGACTGCTGAAAGAAGGAGACTACCACCCTTCGCCTGTTCGAAGGAAGTACATCCCCAAGAAGGATGGAAAGCAGAGGCCTCTCGGCATCCCAACCATTCGTGACCGGGTCATGCAAATGGCAACGAAGCTTGTCATTGAACCTATCTTTGAAGCAGATTTCCAAGAATGCTCGTTCGGTTTTCGCCCGAAAAGGGGGGCCAAACAAGCGCTGGAACGAATCCGTAAAGCATGCAACCGCAAAGGAAATTGGGTGGTCGACGTCGACATCCAAGGCTACTTCGATAACATCAACCAAGAGAAGCTAATGAAGCTGATCGCCATGCGAATCAGTGATCGTCGTATCTTGAAATTGGTGAGAAAGTGGCTTGTTGCGGGAGTTATGGAAGAAGGAAGTGTCCGGCGCTCGGATTTAGGCACGCCACAGGGCGGAGTGATTTCGCCTTTACTAGCAAATATCTATCTGAACTACTTCGATCTGTTGTGGGAACGCCATGGGAAACAATGTGGAGAATTAACGCGATATGCAGATGACTTTGTGGTCGTATGCAAAACCAGAAAAGACGCTATGCGTGCCTATGAACTCATCCAGAGGATTATGGAACGATTGGAGCTAACCCTGCATCCGACCAAAACACGGATTGTTGGTTTATGGACAGGTGAAGAAGGCTTTGACTTTCTGGGGATGCATCACCGCAGAACGAAAGCAGAAACGTCCAAAGCACGAGTGTATTATTCAACACAGCAATGGTTAACTTCAAAAGCGGAAGCGCGGATTCGCGAAGTGGTGAAGGAGCGCTTAGCGCCACCAAGTATGCGAAAGTACGCTTTCCAGGAACACGTTGCATGGCTGAACCCCAAGATCCAAGGTTGGCGAAATTACTACAATACGTTTTACGGTAAACGGATATTAGCCAAATTAGACTGGTATATTCTACAGCGGTTCACAAGATGGTATGCGAAGAAACGGCAACGAGCGAGATGGATAGGGTCCTATTCAGAGGTAAAGTATTTGGCAAAATTACATGGATTGAAGAAGCTCTTGTAG
- a CDS encoding DUF6199 family natural product biosynthesis protein has product MVPPEVKVISGVITIFLVLWTGAALFATIRPKTFWNITQGWKATREPSTAYFVFSRIGTAICAAIGLVLLIQPHLH; this is encoded by the coding sequence ATGGTGCCACCTGAAGTTAAAGTTATTTCCGGAGTAATAACAATCTTTCTTGTGCTTTGGACTGGAGCTGCATTGTTCGCCACCATCAGACCCAAAACCTTTTGGAACATAACGCAAGGTTGGAAAGCAACAAGAGAACCTTCGACTGCTTATTTTGTATTTTCTCGAATCGGAACTGCAATATGTGCAGCCATTGGACTTGTATTGTTAATCCAACCACATTTGCATTAA
- a CDS encoding RNA ligase family protein — MLNTIIKPMLLQASSIVVPHKNWIHQIKWDGFRILIHYNNGIIRAFTRNGSEVTDRFPELQKIRLNCSQAILDGECIVLDPAAKPCFEDVMNRFHAKRLDAVLRLSHQYPAHFAVYDLIFHNGESLLKSRLRERLELLLRVVVPSPVISVTSTYEDGESLFQKIKQLGLEGIVSKNADSHYYLDSRPKNVWIKTKNYRYGQFEISGIRKSEFGWSLTDDGKHMGVIEFPPPSDVLNAFRAVAKQIVTGESKDWIYLKPVLTCNVKFQCYTKDSKLRHPIFESFVF; from the coding sequence ATGCTCAACACAATTATCAAGCCAATGTTGCTTCAAGCTTCTTCAATAGTAGTCCCGCATAAGAATTGGATTCATCAGATAAAATGGGATGGATTTCGGATATTGATCCATTACAACAATGGAATTATTCGAGCCTTTACTCGCAATGGAAGCGAAGTAACTGATCGATTCCCTGAACTTCAAAAAATCCGGTTAAATTGTTCTCAAGCCATTTTGGATGGAGAATGTATTGTCTTGGATCCGGCAGCGAAACCTTGCTTTGAGGATGTTATGAATCGATTCCACGCAAAGAGGCTTGATGCTGTTTTGAGGCTTTCTCATCAGTATCCAGCTCATTTTGCGGTTTATGATTTGATATTCCATAATGGGGAATCCTTACTAAAGTCACGTCTCCGTGAGCGCCTAGAGTTGCTCCTGAGAGTTGTAGTACCATCGCCGGTGATATCAGTTACATCAACGTATGAAGATGGAGAGAGCTTATTTCAAAAGATTAAACAGCTTGGATTAGAAGGTATTGTTTCCAAAAATGCAGATAGTCATTATTATTTAGATTCAAGACCTAAGAATGTTTGGATTAAAACGAAGAACTACCGGTATGGTCAGTTTGAAATATCTGGAATACGTAAGTCAGAGTTTGGATGGAGCTTAACTGACGATGGTAAGCATATGGGAGTCATTGAATTTCCACCACCTTCAGACGTATTGAATGCATTCCGAGCAGTGGCCAAGCAAATCGTCACAGGAGAAAGTAAGGACTGGATCTATCTGAAGCCGGTACTAACTTGCAATGTTAAATTTCAGTGCTATACAAAGGATAGTAAGCTCCGTCATCCAATATTTGAATCATTTGTATTTTAA
- a CDS encoding tyrosine-type recombinase/integrase: protein MKLSELWLLYEADKRILGFSPYTLKAYSLQLKVLIREVGNLNIEEISLTLLKEYLARQSESLKPSSLAHRVRFIRSLFRFAFEEGHMTRNPALKLKEPKMDKRIPKFLIEEDIIHLKINCISRREHALLDFFYCTGCRVGEVHRLNIEDINWENCSAVVNGKGSKQREVYFTTECKIWLKRYVKDRSDSCKALFVTESLPTRRMSISTIRYELKQLAARSKVNANVYPHRFRHTYACHLLDNGAPLEFIQGMLGHDKASTTQIYAQLRGERRRELYRRYF from the coding sequence ATGAAGCTGAGCGAATTATGGTTGTTGTATGAGGCCGATAAGCGTATTTTGGGTTTTAGCCCGTATACGTTGAAGGCATATTCATTACAGTTGAAAGTTCTGATCCGCGAGGTTGGCAACCTAAATATTGAAGAAATATCTTTAACATTGCTCAAGGAATATCTAGCCAGACAATCAGAAAGCTTGAAGCCAAGCAGCCTAGCCCACAGAGTTCGTTTCATCAGATCCCTATTCCGTTTTGCATTTGAAGAAGGACATATGACTCGTAACCCTGCTTTAAAACTGAAAGAACCAAAGATGGACAAACGCATTCCTAAATTCCTAATTGAAGAGGATATCATTCATCTGAAGATTAATTGCATTTCTAGACGCGAGCACGCACTGCTTGATTTCTTTTATTGTACTGGCTGCCGTGTTGGCGAGGTGCATCGATTAAATATTGAGGACATAAACTGGGAAAACTGCTCGGCAGTTGTCAATGGGAAAGGCTCTAAGCAACGAGAGGTCTACTTTACAACGGAATGCAAAATCTGGCTAAAGAGATACGTAAAAGACCGATCGGATTCCTGTAAAGCGCTCTTTGTTACGGAGAGCTTACCTACTCGCCGGATGTCGATCTCGACAATCCGTTATGAACTTAAGCAATTAGCTGCTCGAAGTAAAGTGAATGCGAATGTATACCCACATCGTTTTCGTCATACTTATGCATGCCATCTGTTGGATAATGGTGCGCCGTTGGAATTTATTCAAGGAATGTTAGGTCATGACAAAGCTTCAACAACGCAGATTTATGCCCAATTACGGGGTGAACGACGGAGAGAACTATACAGGCGTTACTTTTAG
- a CDS encoding IS256 family transposase, translating to MGLWTKEQLRAFIKENKLVTAQDAQNALKDLFAETLQEMLEAEMDTHLGYEKHDVQSKKTNNSRNGKSKKQITSEYGEQEITVPRDRLSEFEPIVVKKYQSSVTGIEDQIIALYAKGVSTREIQDHLQQLYGIDVSPTMISNVTNKIIPLIKEWQNRPLQGVYAVVFLDAIHFKVKQDGAIVNKAAYMVIGIDLDGNKDVLGMWIGENESAKFWLSVLNDLKNRGVQDILITCVDNLTGFSQAITACYPKTEIQKCIIHQIRNSTRYVSYKDLKKVTADLKPIYKAATEEMALVELDRFEEAWGAKYPLIIRSWRSNWDELATFFKYPPELRRLIYTTNMIESYHRQLRKVTKGKSIFPSDEALLKMLYLVTMDVTRKWTGRVQNWGQMLLQLSVFFPERIGQHLP from the coding sequence ATGGGTTTATGGACAAAGGAACAACTTCGCGCATTCATCAAGGAGAACAAGCTTGTCACCGCTCAGGACGCTCAGAATGCATTGAAAGACTTGTTCGCCGAAACGTTGCAGGAGATGCTTGAGGCTGAGATGGATACGCATCTAGGCTACGAGAAGCATGACGTGCAGAGCAAGAAGACGAACAATAGTCGCAACGGCAAGAGCAAGAAGCAGATCACGAGCGAATACGGCGAGCAGGAAATTACGGTGCCGAGGGATCGTCTCAGCGAGTTCGAACCAATCGTGGTAAAGAAGTATCAATCCAGCGTGACCGGCATCGAGGATCAGATCATTGCCCTCTACGCCAAAGGCGTCAGCACGCGAGAAATCCAGGATCATCTTCAGCAATTGTACGGTATCGACGTCTCGCCGACGATGATCTCGAACGTCACGAACAAGATCATCCCACTCATCAAGGAATGGCAGAATCGGCCGCTGCAAGGCGTTTATGCGGTTGTATTTCTGGACGCCATCCACTTCAAGGTGAAACAAGACGGCGCGATCGTGAACAAGGCAGCCTACATGGTCATCGGCATCGATTTGGACGGAAACAAGGACGTTCTAGGCATGTGGATCGGCGAGAACGAGTCCGCTAAGTTTTGGCTCAGTGTGCTGAACGACCTGAAGAACCGTGGCGTTCAGGACATTCTCATCACTTGCGTCGACAACCTCACCGGCTTCTCGCAGGCGATTACGGCGTGCTATCCGAAGACGGAAATTCAAAAGTGCATCATCCACCAGATCCGGAACTCCACGCGTTACGTCTCTTACAAGGATCTGAAGAAAGTGACTGCAGATCTGAAGCCGATCTACAAGGCAGCAACCGAGGAAATGGCGCTTGTGGAGCTCGATCGCTTCGAGGAAGCATGGGGAGCTAAGTACCCGCTCATTATCCGTTCCTGGCGAAGTAACTGGGACGAGCTTGCGACATTCTTCAAATACCCGCCCGAGCTTCGCAGACTTATCTACACCACGAACATGATCGAAAGCTACCATCGTCAGCTTCGCAAAGTGACCAAAGGAAAGAGCATCTTCCCAAGCGATGAAGCGCTGCTGAAAATGCTCTATCTCGTCACCATGGACGTCACGCGTAAATGGACGGGCCGTGTCCAGAACTGGGGACAAATGCTTCTGCAACTCTCCGTTTTCTTTCCAGAACGGATTGGCCAACATCTACCGTGA
- a CDS encoding SOS response-associated peptidase family protein → MAPTHFVPCVVEREGKRILEAYRWGLVPWFSKNLSIAYKTINARAEGRQLVRENKVL, encoded by the coding sequence GTGGCTCCGACACATTTTGTACCGTGCGTAGTAGAACGTGAGGGGAAGCGCATCCTCGAAGCGTATCGTTGGGGATTAGTACCATGGTTTTCTAAAAATTTGAGCATCGCTTACAAGACTATCAATGCGCGTGCAGAAGGCAGGCAGTTGGTGAGGGAAAATAAAGTTCTTTAA